One Punica granatum isolate Tunisia-2019 chromosome 3, ASM765513v2, whole genome shotgun sequence genomic window carries:
- the LOC116199404 gene encoding LOW QUALITY PROTEIN: receptor-like protein 1 (The sequence of the model RefSeq protein was modified relative to this genomic sequence to represent the inferred CDS: deleted 3 bases in 3 codons), giving the protein MKADDLSSNSLEGDPPSYIGFIFPYSMSLNVPGNSLQGGIPSSMCQTGQLQILDVFSNRFVGELPEQLMRCQSLSYLQLSNNSLRGQVLQMAANLSRLMYLYLSNNQFSGEMSPWLLNSHPFLTFLDVSNNSLSGSIPDWVGNFQGLDYLILASNNSFKLSYTRTFAFGKKQPHGSIATMFGTTSCQVVFLLGLGFLSNLRALLLAGNSFEGLIPQELCQANSISINDLSHNHLSGRIPSCFSKLAFGNSRIPEGTFTHSSLATHCHKFYGEKTPIKVHLTVLQEVGVPPEVHFTSKHRLESYKGHIWYHMSGLDLSCNNLSGSIPFQLCNLSNIHSLNVSYNLLVGEIPVSFSNLYQIECLDFSHNSLSCKIPPQLIKTAVPIVIQCGPQQLVQHDTGAEKSICDFRKSELRR; this is encoded by the exons ATGAAGGCGGACGATCTGTCCTCCAATTCTTTGGAAGGAGACCCCCCGTCTTATATTGGCTTCATCTTTCCATATTCGATGTCTCTGAATGTGCCCGGAAATTCCTTGCAAGGTGGAATCCCTTCTTCAATGTGTCAGACAGGACAGTTGCAGATCCTAGACGTGTTTAGTAACAGATTTGTAGGAGAGCTACCGGAGCAACTAATGCGTTGTCAATCACTGTCATACTTGCAGTTGTCAAACAATAGTTTGAGAGGCCAGGTTTTACAAATGGCAGCAAACTTGTCACGATTGATGTATCTGTACTTGAGTAACAATCAATTTTCTGGGGAGATGTCACCGTGGTTGCTCAATAGC CACccttttttaacttttctgGACGTGAGCAATAACTCCTTGTCAGGATCTATACCAGATTGGGTTGGAAATTTCCAAGGACTGGATTACCTTATACTGGCAAGTAATAATTCCTTCAAGTTGTCCTA CACCAGAACATTTGCATTTGGAAAGAAACAACCTCACGGGAGCATTGCCACA ATGTTCGGAACAACAAGTTGTCAGGTGGTATTCCTTCTTGGACTTGGTTTTCTTTCAAACTTGAGGGCTCTCTTGCTTGCAGGAAATAGTTTTGAAGGGCTAATACCACAGGAGCTGTGCCAGGCA AACAGTATAAGCATAAATGATCTCTCTCACAATCATCTTTCTGGAAGAATTCCTTCATGCTTTAGTAAATTGGCATTTGGGAATTCACGGATTCCTGAGGGGACATTTACG CATTCTTCTCTAGCTACGCACTGTCACAAGTTTTATGGTGAAAAAACACCAATTAAAGTTCATTTAACAGTTCTTCAAGAGGTGGGTGTTCCTCCAGAAGTGCACTTCACATCAAAGCATAGGTTGGAATCATATAAAGGTCACATTTGGTATCATATGTCCGGGCTGGATCTCTCTTGTAATAACTTGTCCGGCTCCATTCCCTTCCAACTCTGCAATTTGAGTAATATTCATTCCCTGAACGTCTCATACAATCTTCTGGTTGGAGAAATTCCGGTTTCTTTCTCTAATTTATACCAAATAGAGTGCCTGGACTTCTCGCACAACAGCTTAAGTTGCAAGATACCTCCTCAATTGATAAAAACTGCAGTTCCTATCGTCATTCAGTGTGGCCCGCAACAACTTGTCCAGCATGACACCGGAGCAGAAAAATCAATTTGCGACTTTCGTAAGAGTGAGTTACGAAGGTAA